From a region of the Bacteroidetes bacterium SB0662_bin_6 genome:
- a CDS encoding gfo/Idh/MocA family oxidoreductase, with protein MKRRQFLKTGAMLAAASALPGMAMTSWRRNAPRVGLIGCGWYGKTDLLRLIQVAPVEVTSLCDVDRNMLNGAVEIVAGRQASGNRPRAFTDYREMIQAGDLDLVLIDTPDHWHALPMIDACRAGLDVWVQKPVGVDVVEGQAMVAAARKYGRVVQVGMQRRSTPHLIEARDRYVRSGRLGRIRLAETYCYYHMRTRRNPPAITPPDELDYEMWAGPAPKIPFNEIVHPRGWRNFMEYSNGIIGDMCVHMLDTVRWMLDLGWPKRITSTGGILVDTDSIATTPDTQTATFEYDELPILWQHRAWGHAADPDYPWGATLYGEHGTLKMSVHSYDFIPRGDEEQGRGEALYEYDRYPEDRTEQDLERHVASAIRGHMVDFLDAIEQRSRPVADIEEGHISAASCILANISMALGRTLEWDADAGRVTGDEEANALLARPYRAPWVHPDPEKV; from the coding sequence ATGAAACGCAGGCAATTTCTGAAAACCGGCGCCATGCTCGCCGCAGCCTCCGCACTCCCCGGCATGGCCATGACTTCCTGGCGCCGCAATGCCCCCCGTGTAGGTCTCATCGGATGCGGCTGGTACGGCAAAACGGATCTGCTCCGGCTGATCCAGGTGGCCCCCGTGGAAGTTACGTCGCTATGCGATGTGGACCGGAACATGCTGAACGGCGCGGTGGAAATCGTCGCCGGACGGCAGGCTTCCGGCAACCGCCCGCGCGCGTTCACCGACTACCGGGAGATGATTCAGGCGGGCGATCTCGATCTCGTGCTGATCGACACGCCGGATCACTGGCACGCGCTGCCCATGATCGACGCCTGCCGCGCCGGGCTGGACGTGTGGGTGCAAAAGCCTGTCGGCGTGGACGTGGTGGAAGGCCAGGCGATGGTCGCCGCCGCCCGCAAGTACGGGCGCGTGGTCCAGGTGGGAATGCAGCGGCGCAGCACGCCCCACCTCATAGAAGCCCGCGATCGGTATGTGCGCTCGGGACGGCTTGGCAGGATCCGGCTTGCGGAAACGTACTGCTATTACCATATGCGCACGCGCCGGAATCCCCCGGCGATCACGCCCCCGGACGAACTGGATTATGAAATGTGGGCAGGCCCGGCGCCCAAAATACCGTTCAACGAAATCGTCCACCCGCGCGGATGGCGTAATTTCATGGAATACAGCAACGGCATCATCGGCGACATGTGCGTGCACATGCTGGACACGGTGCGCTGGATGCTCGACCTCGGGTGGCCGAAACGGATCACATCCACCGGGGGGATTCTGGTGGATACCGACAGCATCGCCACCACGCCGGACACCCAGACGGCCACCTTCGAGTACGACGAACTGCCGATCCTGTGGCAGCACAGAGCCTGGGGACACGCCGCCGATCCGGACTATCCCTGGGGGGCCACCCTGTACGGCGAACACGGCACCCTCAAGATGAGCGTACATTCGTACGACTTCATTCCGCGCGGGGACGAAGAACAGGGACGCGGCGAGGCCCTGTACGAGTACGACCGCTACCCGGAGGACCGCACGGAGCAGGACCTCGAACGGCATGTGGCTTCGGCGATCCGGGGGCACATGGTCGACTTTCTGGATGCGATCGAACAACGGTCCCGGCCGGTAGCGGATATCGAGGAAGGTCACATCTCGGCAGCCTCCTGCATTCTTGCGAACATTTCCATGGCCCTGGGCCGGACCCTCGAATGGGACGCCGACGCAGGCCGGGTCACGGGCGACGAGGAAGCCAACGCCCTGCTGGCCCGGCCCTACCGCGCCCCGTGGGTGCACCCGGATCCGGAGAAGGTGTAA
- a CDS encoding MOSC domain-containing protein, translated as MPGTETSEETSETGRLAAIYIYPVKSTRRVALEASAVEPQGLSKDRRWMVADPDGKFMSQRTAPRLSLIRAAVSSKGLQVQAPGQQDLFVAQPNGAARASVEVWGDIILAAEADAEAHEWFSRFLGTECRLVYLDDPASRPVETGYGKPGDVVSFADSFPALLISEASLEALNARLDEPVPMHRFRPNLVVSGVEAFAEDTWDRVRIGEMHFLVAKPCARCVVTTVDQETGVPGKEPLRTLETFRRGEDGKVYFGQNLIPLHPGTVRRGDIVQPTLRN; from the coding sequence ATGCCAGGGACGGAAACATCGGAGGAGACATCGGAAACAGGTCGCCTTGCCGCCATTTACATTTATCCTGTCAAATCGACGCGCCGGGTAGCGTTGGAAGCGTCGGCGGTCGAGCCGCAGGGCCTTAGTAAGGACCGCCGGTGGATGGTTGCCGATCCGGACGGGAAATTCATGTCGCAGCGTACTGCGCCCAGGCTGTCGCTGATCCGTGCGGCAGTGTCCTCGAAAGGCTTGCAGGTGCAGGCGCCGGGGCAGCAGGATTTGTTTGTGGCGCAGCCGAACGGGGCGGCGCGCGCATCCGTGGAAGTCTGGGGAGATATTATTCTCGCCGCCGAGGCGGACGCCGAGGCGCACGAATGGTTCAGCCGGTTTCTCGGAACCGAATGCCGTCTTGTATATCTGGACGATCCGGCCAGCCGACCGGTCGAAACCGGGTACGGCAAGCCCGGGGACGTCGTGAGTTTTGCGGATTCTTTTCCGGCCTTGCTCATTTCCGAAGCTTCTCTGGAAGCGCTCAATGCGCGGCTGGACGAGCCGGTGCCCATGCATCGTTTCCGGCCGAATCTGGTCGTGTCGGGGGTCGAAGCATTCGCCGAGGATACCTGGGATCGCGTGCGCATAGGGGAGATGCATTTTCTTGTGGCCAAGCCGTGCGCCCGCTGCGTCGTGACGACGGTCGATCAGGAGACGGGGGTACCCGGCAAGGAACCGCTGCGGACTCTGGAGACGTTTCGCCGCGGCGAGGACGGGAAAGTGTACTTCGGCCAGAATCTTATTCCGCTGCACCCCGGAACCGTTCGCCGGGGCGATATCGTACAGCCTACGTTGCGGAATTAA
- a CDS encoding Dabb family protein — translation MFIHCVFFRLRDDLTAEDRQEFDEGVRSLLDIETVRHGFVGAPADTHRPVVLRDYSCGLVVAFDDKAGHDFYQDDPVHDRFRNECSHLWEDVKIYDVQE, via the coding sequence ATGTTTATTCATTGCGTGTTTTTCCGGCTTCGGGACGATTTGACCGCCGAAGACCGCCAGGAATTCGATGAGGGAGTCCGGTCCCTGCTTGACATCGAAACGGTCCGCCACGGGTTCGTCGGAGCCCCTGCCGATACCCACCGTCCGGTCGTACTCCGCGATTATTCCTGCGGCCTCGTGGTCGCTTTCGACGACAAGGCGGGGCATGATTTCTACCAGGACGACCCCGTACACGATCGCTTCCGCAACGAGTGCAGCCACCTCTGGGAAGACGTGAAGATCTACGACGTGCAGGAATAG
- a CDS encoding acetyl-CoA carboxylase carboxyltransferase subunit beta — MTWFKRQKAGILTELAEKNEIPDGQWAKCPKSGEIVNRREIEDNAMVVPASGYHFFMESLGYFRLIYDDGEFDLFDENLHSTDPLEFTDRKRYADRLGAAKQKTGQNDAARAALGKVGGHLLSTAAMDFAFIGGSMGSVVGEVVARAIKRAEENQAGLLIISQSGGARMMEGALSLMQMAKTSALLSRLDAAGLPFISLMTNPTTGGVTASFAMLGDFNLAEPGALIGFAGPRVIRETIGADLPDGFQSSEFLQEHGFVDFVVDRRHLREQLIRLLDHTMQGKS; from the coding sequence ATGACGTGGTTCAAGCGACAGAAGGCGGGCATCCTGACCGAACTGGCGGAAAAGAACGAGATCCCCGATGGGCAGTGGGCGAAATGCCCCAAATCCGGCGAGATCGTCAACCGGCGCGAGATCGAGGACAACGCCATGGTCGTCCCCGCCTCCGGCTATCACTTTTTCATGGAGAGCCTCGGGTATTTTCGCCTCATCTACGACGACGGGGAGTTCGATCTGTTCGATGAAAATCTGCACTCGACGGACCCGCTCGAATTCACCGACCGCAAGCGGTATGCGGACCGCCTTGGCGCCGCCAAACAAAAAACCGGTCAGAACGATGCGGCGCGCGCTGCGCTGGGCAAGGTCGGCGGACACCTCCTCTCTACGGCAGCTATGGATTTCGCGTTCATCGGCGGATCGATGGGGTCCGTAGTGGGCGAAGTCGTTGCGCGGGCCATCAAGCGGGCCGAAGAAAACCAGGCGGGCCTGCTCATTATTTCCCAAAGCGGCGGAGCGCGCATGATGGAAGGCGCCCTCAGCCTCATGCAAATGGCGAAAACGAGCGCCCTGCTAAGCAGACTGGATGCGGCGGGCCTTCCCTTCATCTCCCTTATGACCAACCCCACGACCGGAGGCGTTACCGCTTCGTTCGCCATGCTGGGGGATTTCAATCTTGCCGAGCCGGGCGCCCTGATCGGCTTTGCGGGGCCGCGGGTGATCCGGGAAACGATCGGGGCGGACCTGCCGGACGGCTTCCAGAGCTCCGAATTTCTGCAGGAGCACGGCTTCGTGGATTTCGTGGTGGACCGGCGCCACCTGCGCGAACAGCTCATCCGGCTGCTGGACCACACGATGCAGGGGAAAAGCTGA
- the tsaB gene encoding tRNA (adenosine(37)-N6)-threonylcarbamoyltransferase complex dimerization subunit type 1 TsaB, which yields MRLKYVCIRYDPHRIPLNILALETATNACSVAVWRSGKIAAQLTLRRARAHDARLVPMIGDALRYAGIAAADLAAVAVSSGPGSYTGLRIGTATAKGLAEATGAQLVSVPGPEAWAHLALPLAAPDDCIVAAFDARRNEAYAAAFRVTSGSTLEVLRETSVIQVEEAAECLGNTGKGRLYIVGDGQTKLYAQLAQQYGSNGHATEMLAPDDECIAPPAVAVARLSAARLERGEVEDIASFEPHYLKEFAAAVPQKTAFQKLAI from the coding sequence ATTCGTCTAAAATACGTTTGTATACGTTATGATCCACACCGTATTCCATTGAATATTCTTGCCCTCGAAACGGCTACCAATGCGTGCAGCGTCGCCGTATGGCGCAGCGGAAAGATTGCGGCCCAACTGACCCTGCGGCGCGCTCGCGCACATGACGCCCGGCTGGTTCCGATGATCGGCGACGCCCTGCGGTATGCCGGGATTGCGGCCGCGGATCTGGCAGCCGTGGCCGTGTCGAGCGGCCCCGGATCGTACACCGGCTTGCGGATCGGCACGGCCACCGCAAAAGGGCTGGCCGAGGCGACGGGCGCACAACTCGTATCCGTGCCGGGGCCGGAAGCATGGGCGCACCTTGCGCTTCCGCTGGCGGCGCCGGACGACTGCATTGTCGCTGCGTTCGACGCCCGGCGGAACGAGGCGTACGCGGCGGCTTTCCGGGTCACTTCCGGCAGTACGCTTGAAGTGCTGCGCGAGACCTCAGTGATCCAGGTCGAGGAAGCCGCCGAATGCCTGGGCAACACAGGCAAGGGTCGTCTGTATATCGTGGGGGATGGGCAAACGAAATTGTATGCGCAGCTCGCGCAGCAATACGGATCGAACGGGCACGCCACGGAGATGCTCGCCCCGGACGACGAGTGCATCGCCCCTCCCGCCGTAGCCGTGGCGCGCCTCAGCGCTGCAAGACTGGAACGGGGCGAAGTCGAGGACATCGCTTCCTTCGAACCGCATTATCTGAAGGAATTCGCGGCCGCAGTCCCTCAAAAAACAGCGTTCCAGAAGTTGGCCATCTGA
- a CDS encoding elongation factor G, with protein sequence MNVYDADHIRNVALVGHQGSGKTMLAEAMLLASGALRRMGGIEAHSTVSDFHPSEHERQMSIFASLLHAEWEGHKINVIDTPGYPDFVGEVISSLKVADTAVFVMNAVEGVQVGTELAWNYAEEIGKPSMFVINHLDKGDADFRMLVTQMKERFGNGATMVQLPVGGGTRAIIDVLLMKQLTYPEGKTEPVVSDIDEAFRDEAEELHTTLIEDIAENDEALMDLYFEKGELSEDEMRAGLRQAILHRQLFPIFVTSATGAVGVSRLMSFIDNVLPSPAQSDAGEAVQADPSGAPSALIYKTMAEQHVGDYSFLRVYSGTFSQGMDLENAQTGTTERLGQLFAINGRERDPMQKMVAGDLGALVKLKNSHTNNTLRSKGSKVVIEPIAFPEPRYRAAINPENEGEEDRLAQGIHQLREEDPSLVVVHDPHLRQMTLGGQGEMHLQVAKYRLANRFGVGIVFSKPRVAYRETITKQARSSYRHKKQTGGAGQFADISIMVEPLEGDFNPPSDISVRGEAEVETDWGSKIHFIDGIVGGVIDMRRFFGAIQKGVLEATQDGPIARYPVGHCRVVVFDGGMHPVDSNDAAFKTAGRMCFREAFRSASPVILEPIYDVTITVPESFVGEVMGDMNTRRGRIQGIEAEGVFQKIIVQVPEAELYRYSTSLRSMTQGRGIHHATFSHYEAMPRHVQDEVVKEAEE encoded by the coding sequence ATGAACGTATACGATGCCGATCATATTCGTAATGTGGCGCTGGTTGGCCACCAGGGCAGCGGCAAAACGATGCTGGCCGAGGCCATGCTGCTTGCAAGCGGCGCCCTGCGGCGCATGGGCGGGATAGAAGCCCACAGCACGGTTTCCGATTTTCATCCCAGCGAGCACGAGCGGCAAATGTCGATTTTCGCCTCGCTTCTGCATGCCGAATGGGAAGGGCACAAGATCAATGTCATCGATACGCCCGGCTATCCCGATTTCGTGGGCGAGGTCATTTCCTCGTTGAAGGTGGCCGATACCGCCGTCTTCGTGATGAATGCCGTCGAGGGTGTGCAGGTGGGGACGGAACTGGCCTGGAATTATGCGGAGGAGATCGGCAAGCCGTCCATGTTCGTGATCAATCACCTGGACAAGGGGGATGCGGATTTCCGGATGCTCGTTACGCAAATGAAGGAGCGCTTCGGGAACGGCGCGACCATGGTGCAACTCCCTGTGGGGGGCGGTACGCGGGCGATCATCGATGTGCTGCTCATGAAGCAGCTTACGTATCCGGAAGGAAAAACAGAGCCTGTCGTCAGCGACATCGATGAGGCATTTCGTGACGAAGCCGAGGAACTGCATACGACGCTCATCGAGGATATTGCGGAAAACGATGAGGCGCTGATGGACCTTTATTTCGAAAAGGGCGAGCTCAGCGAGGATGAGATGCGGGCAGGTTTGCGCCAGGCTATACTGCACCGGCAACTCTTCCCCATTTTTGTAACGTCCGCAACCGGAGCGGTGGGCGTTTCCCGTCTGATGAGCTTTATCGATAATGTGTTGCCTTCGCCCGCGCAAAGCGATGCCGGCGAAGCCGTGCAGGCCGATCCGTCCGGGGCGCCCTCGGCGCTCATCTACAAGACCATGGCCGAACAGCATGTGGGCGATTATTCGTTCCTGCGCGTGTATTCGGGCACGTTTTCCCAGGGCATGGACCTCGAGAATGCACAGACAGGAACGACCGAGCGGCTCGGGCAATTGTTCGCTATCAACGGTCGCGAACGGGATCCGATGCAGAAGATGGTTGCCGGGGACCTCGGGGCGCTCGTGAAACTCAAGAATTCGCACACGAACAATACGTTGCGGTCCAAGGGGTCGAAGGTGGTCATCGAGCCGATCGCTTTTCCCGAACCCCGGTACCGGGCTGCGATCAACCCCGAGAACGAGGGCGAGGAAGATCGTCTCGCTCAGGGTATCCACCAGCTTCGCGAAGAAGACCCGTCTCTGGTCGTGGTGCACGATCCGCACCTGCGGCAGATGACGCTGGGGGGACAGGGAGAGATGCATTTGCAGGTAGCGAAATACCGTCTGGCGAACCGCTTCGGCGTGGGCATTGTCTTTTCCAAACCCCGCGTGGCGTACCGCGAAACGATCACGAAGCAGGCCCGGTCGAGCTACCGGCACAAGAAACAGACCGGCGGCGCCGGACAGTTTGCGGACATTTCCATCATGGTCGAGCCGCTCGAGGGGGATTTCAATCCGCCGTCGGACATTTCCGTGCGCGGCGAAGCCGAAGTCGAAACGGATTGGGGATCTAAAATTCACTTTATAGATGGCATCGTCGGGGGCGTCATCGACATGCGGCGGTTCTTCGGCGCCATCCAGAAGGGGGTCCTTGAGGCCACGCAGGATGGTCCGATTGCCCGCTATCCGGTGGGACATTGCCGGGTCGTCGTATTCGACGGCGGAATGCACCCGGTCGATTCCAACGATGCGGCCTTCAAGACGGCGGGGCGGATGTGTTTCCGTGAGGCGTTCCGGTCGGCTTCGCCGGTCATTCTCGAACCGATCTACGATGTGACCATTACCGTGCCCGAAAGCTTCGTCGGGGAGGTGATGGGAGATATGAACACCCGGCGGGGCCGCATACAGGGCATCGAGGCGGAAGGCGTGTTTCAGAAGATTATCGTGCAGGTGCCGGAAGCGGAGTTGTACCGCTATTCTACATCGCTCCGGTCCATGACGCAGGGGCGCGGGATTCACCATGCCACGTTCAGCCATTACGAGGCGATGCCCCGTCACGTGCAGGACGAGGTGGTGAAGGAGGCGGAGGAGTAG
- a CDS encoding type II toxin-antitoxin system prevent-host-death family antitoxin, with protein MPIIYSAYEAKARFSEVLRQVRAGKTITISYRGEPVAEIRPLQTSPVMLDERLDELEQSGILVRSDEPRQPLCAVERRPGALDRFLAKRNG; from the coding sequence ATGCCGATTATCTATTCCGCATACGAAGCCAAGGCCCGCTTTTCCGAAGTGCTGCGGCAGGTGCGGGCGGGGAAGACTATTACGATCTCTTACCGGGGAGAACCTGTGGCCGAAATCCGTCCCCTGCAAACCTCTCCCGTAATGCTGGATGAGCGATTGGACGAACTCGAACAGAGTGGCATTCTGGTTCGTTCGGATGAGCCGAGGCAGCCGCTCTGCGCCGTCGAGCGCCGGCCAGGCGCTTTGGATCGTTTTCTCGCAAAACGAAATGGTTGA
- a CDS encoding Fic family protein has protein sequence MTTRRKYEETHPWITFRLDLNQAHPNLWTLLGQAVTFCRQVSQAALPPDIAKTFKTLYLSKGVRATTAIEGNTLTEEQVQAQIEGKLDLPPSQEYLQQEVANILRACGIIESAMDADNPPRLSVDLIREYNGWVLEGLGKHLAEGVVPGKIRTHSVGVGSYRAAPPEDCDYLLERLCEWLEEKTEIPFFADDDDRSVAAGILHAVLVHLYIAWIHPFGDGNGRTARLLEFMVQARAGVPFPSAHLLSDHYNMTRTQYYRELDRSSQIHDGKGDAFGFLQYALQGFVDGLQEQCEKIQGHQLAIVWEHFIYGVFAKQKRSSAMQRRRELVLELGRKKEFISKAELTDLSPSIARYYADKTDKTLTRDLNWLAQEGLIVRKGRQYLANMTPMWTFVLHLRVDRFASLLFSAHSSRGENE, from the coding sequence ATGACCACCCGGCGGAAATACGAGGAGACGCATCCCTGGATCACGTTCCGGCTGGATTTGAACCAAGCGCATCCCAATCTGTGGACATTGCTTGGACAGGCGGTGACGTTTTGCAGACAAGTGTCGCAAGCGGCTCTGCCCCCTGATATCGCCAAAACGTTCAAGACGCTGTACCTCAGTAAGGGGGTTCGGGCTACGACGGCTATCGAAGGGAATACCCTGACAGAGGAACAGGTGCAGGCCCAGATCGAAGGGAAACTCGATCTTCCTCCATCGCAGGAATATCTGCAACAGGAAGTAGCGAATATCTTGCGTGCCTGCGGGATTATCGAGTCGGCCATGGATGCGGATAATCCGCCTCGATTGAGTGTGGATCTGATTCGGGAATACAACGGGTGGGTTCTTGAAGGGCTTGGGAAGCATCTTGCCGAAGGTGTGGTTCCCGGCAAGATTCGCACCCATTCGGTAGGCGTAGGCAGTTACAGGGCTGCGCCCCCGGAAGATTGCGATTATCTTCTGGAACGTCTTTGCGAATGGCTGGAGGAAAAAACCGAGATTCCGTTTTTTGCGGATGACGATGATCGCAGTGTCGCGGCGGGCATTCTGCATGCCGTTCTTGTGCACTTGTACATCGCCTGGATTCATCCCTTTGGCGATGGCAACGGGCGTACGGCGCGGCTTCTGGAATTTATGGTGCAGGCTCGAGCGGGCGTTCCGTTTCCTTCGGCGCACCTGCTCAGCGACCATTACAATATGACCCGGACCCAATACTATCGGGAATTGGACCGGTCAAGTCAGATCCATGATGGCAAAGGAGATGCTTTCGGATTTCTGCAATATGCCTTGCAAGGGTTCGTAGATGGATTACAGGAGCAGTGCGAAAAAATTCAGGGGCATCAACTTGCGATAGTATGGGAGCACTTTATCTATGGCGTATTTGCGAAGCAGAAGCGTTCCAGTGCCATGCAACGTCGCCGGGAACTGGTGTTGGAGCTCGGTCGCAAAAAGGAATTTATTTCCAAAGCCGAACTTACCGATCTGAGCCCGTCCATAGCACGGTATTATGCGGATAAGACGGACAAGACCCTGACACGGGATTTGAACTGGCTGGCGCAGGAGGGTTTGATTGTTCGTAAAGGCCGGCAATATCTGGCAAACATGACTCCTATGTGGACATTTGTGCTGCACTTGAGAGTGGATCGATTTGCTTCTTTGCTGTTCTCTGCACACAGTAGTAGGGGCGAAAACGAATAA
- the sbcB gene encoding exodeoxyribonuclease I, which yields MEFLWYDYETSGDRPRKHRPVQFAGVRTDADLQVIGDPVMCYCRPAPDQLPQPEASLVHGLAPSYLEEHGLSEAEFAHRIHQELARPGTCSVGYNAIRFDHEHTRFLFYRNLLDPYAWHWRNGNTRWDIIDLFRAAYALRPEGIAWPMREDGKPSFRLQHLAAENGVGGHGEAHEALADVMTTIDMARLVRDRQPKLFEWSLRMRHKKEAAAVMQDPFVWVASLFQGRGCAAPVFRLANKSENPNAVIVFDMSQDPSEFIGLSVDALHERIFTPGSRSPIFVVRMNKCPFVAPFSVLTDEVMDRLGLDAATLEKHERLLRDDALLGQRVRAAYVRPPEEAPDRPREAPDVDEALYAGLTPDADRSALRRLLDEDRTLATAGDIHFTDRRLNELVFRYRARNFFDDLEATEQDRWRAHCRARHLTPGEDGRTELDKYYACIDELRREHADAPDRIALLDDLKEYGRRLAAWLG from the coding sequence ATGGAGTTTCTCTGGTACGACTACGAAACATCCGGCGACCGGCCGAGGAAGCATCGTCCGGTGCAATTCGCGGGCGTGCGGACCGATGCGGACCTGCAGGTCATAGGCGATCCGGTTATGTGCTATTGCCGTCCCGCCCCGGATCAATTGCCGCAGCCGGAAGCGTCTCTGGTGCATGGCCTCGCACCGTCGTACCTCGAAGAGCATGGCCTTTCCGAAGCGGAGTTCGCCCACCGGATTCACCAGGAGCTTGCGCGGCCCGGCACCTGTTCGGTGGGGTACAATGCGATCCGGTTCGACCACGAGCATACCCGCTTTCTGTTCTACCGGAATCTGCTTGATCCGTATGCATGGCACTGGCGCAACGGCAATACGCGCTGGGATATCATCGATCTCTTCCGCGCCGCGTATGCGCTGCGCCCGGAAGGGATTGCGTGGCCGATGCGGGAGGATGGGAAGCCGTCGTTTCGTCTTCAGCACCTTGCGGCGGAGAATGGGGTCGGCGGGCACGGGGAGGCCCACGAGGCGCTTGCCGACGTGATGACGACCATCGATATGGCCCGGCTCGTTCGCGACCGGCAGCCGAAGTTGTTCGAATGGTCCCTGCGCATGCGGCACAAAAAGGAGGCCGCCGCCGTCATGCAGGACCCCTTCGTGTGGGTGGCGTCGCTGTTTCAGGGCAGGGGATGCGCTGCGCCGGTCTTTCGCCTCGCGAATAAGTCGGAGAATCCGAACGCCGTGATCGTGTTCGATATGTCACAGGATCCGTCCGAATTCATCGGACTTTCCGTCGATGCGCTGCACGAGCGGATATTCACCCCCGGCAGCCGTTCGCCGATCTTTGTCGTGAGGATGAACAAGTGTCCGTTCGTGGCTCCGTTCAGCGTTCTTACGGACGAGGTGATGGATCGGCTGGGTCTGGATGCGGCCACCCTGGAGAAACATGAGCGTTTGCTCCGGGACGATGCGTTGCTGGGGCAACGGGTGCGGGCGGCGTATGTGCGGCCTCCGGAAGAAGCCCCGGACCGTCCCCGGGAAGCGCCGGATGTGGACGAAGCCCTGTACGCGGGACTCACCCCGGATGCGGACCGGTCTGCCCTGAGGCGTTTGCTGGACGAAGACCGGACCCTTGCCACTGCCGGCGACATCCATTTTACGGATCGGCGTCTCAATGAACTCGTATTCCGGTACCGCGCCCGGAATTTCTTTGATGATCTCGAGGCTACGGAGCAGGATCGCTGGCGTGCACATTGCCGGGCCCGTCATCTGACGCCCGGCGAAGACGGCCGCACCGAGCTGGACAAGTACTATGCATGCATCGACGAACTGCGCAGAGAGCATGCGGATGCGCCCGACAGGATTGCGTTGCTCGACGATCTCAAGGAATATGGCCGCCGGCTTGCAGCGTGGCTGGGGTAA
- the purU gene encoding formyltetrahydrofolate deformylase has translation MTSPRETTARLLISCPDRPGIIAAVTGFLHSHGANCTALDQHATEKEGGVLFMRIEFQTPHLDVSRSSLEEAFGNEVAAKFDMQWRLSYATDAQRMAIFVSKHDHVLMDLLWRLHRGDLYAVVPMVISNHPDLEHEVARFGIPYYHVPMVKGKKHIGEAHMLEIMGDGIDVIVLARYMQILSGSFVDRYVNRIINIHHSFLPSFAGADPYRQASDRGVKLIGATAHYVTEELDRGAIIDQDVVRVNHRQDPEDMRRLGRDVERSVLARAVRWHLEDRLIVHENKTVVFV, from the coding sequence ATGACGTCCCCCCGCGAAACCACGGCCCGACTTCTTATCAGCTGTCCGGATCGTCCCGGCATCATCGCGGCTGTTACCGGTTTTCTGCATAGTCACGGCGCGAATTGTACGGCGCTTGACCAGCATGCCACTGAAAAGGAGGGCGGCGTCCTGTTCATGCGGATCGAATTTCAGACGCCGCACCTCGATGTGTCGCGCTCGTCGCTGGAGGAAGCGTTCGGCAATGAGGTTGCTGCAAAGTTCGACATGCAGTGGCGATTGAGTTACGCCACCGATGCGCAGAGAATGGCCATCTTCGTGTCGAAGCACGACCATGTCCTGATGGACTTGCTCTGGCGGCTGCACAGGGGAGATTTGTATGCCGTAGTGCCGATGGTGATCAGCAATCATCCCGACCTGGAGCACGAGGTGGCCCGTTTCGGCATTCCCTATTATCATGTGCCGATGGTGAAGGGCAAAAAACACATCGGGGAAGCGCACATGCTGGAGATCATGGGCGACGGCATCGATGTGATCGTGCTGGCCCGTTACATGCAGATATTGTCCGGATCGTTCGTTGACCGGTATGTCAATCGGATCATCAACATTCACCATTCTTTTCTGCCCTCCTTCGCCGGTGCGGATCCGTACCGGCAGGCCTCCGACCGCGGCGTCAAACTCATCGGGGCGACGGCTCACTACGTCACCGAGGAACTGGACAGAGGGGCCATTATCGACCAGGACGTGGTGCGCGTAAACCACCGGCAGGATCCGGAAGATATGAGACGCCTTGGCCGGGATGTCGAGCGGAGCGTGCTTGCGCGCGCCGTCCGCTGGCATCTTGAAGACCGTTTGATCGTACATGAAAACAAGACCGTCGTGTTCGTTTGA